One window from the genome of Comamonas sp. lk encodes:
- the aroE gene encoding shikimate dehydrogenase: MTLSADHYCVMGNPVAHSRSPWIHARFAELTGQALNYERALVPLDGFTAFAQDFARRGGKGCNVTVPFKLQAAELASSASERVRLAGAANTLVFSADGIYADNTDGLGIVADITRNAGVQIAGCDVLLLGAGGAAAGALGSLIEQKPRRIAVVNRTHARAEALVEQHAPMASLHKVELLALEKSALETDLTQNFDIIINATASSLAGADVPAPASVLHARSLAYDMMYGPAAQNFLDWASSHGALARDGLGMLVEQAAESFALWRGVRPPSAQVLDELRALLQTEARHA, encoded by the coding sequence ATGACTTTGTCTGCTGATCACTACTGCGTCATGGGCAACCCGGTGGCGCACAGCCGCTCGCCCTGGATTCATGCCCGCTTTGCCGAGCTCACCGGCCAGGCCCTGAACTATGAGCGCGCCCTGGTGCCTCTCGATGGCTTTACGGCTTTCGCCCAGGACTTTGCCCGTCGCGGCGGCAAGGGCTGCAATGTGACCGTGCCCTTCAAGCTGCAGGCGGCCGAGCTGGCCAGCAGCGCCAGCGAGCGCGTGCGTCTGGCAGGGGCCGCCAACACCCTGGTGTTCAGTGCCGACGGCATTTACGCCGACAACACCGACGGTCTGGGCATAGTCGCCGACATCACCCGCAATGCCGGCGTGCAGATTGCCGGATGCGATGTGCTGCTGCTGGGCGCAGGCGGCGCGGCAGCCGGTGCCCTGGGCTCGCTGATCGAGCAAAAGCCCCGCCGCATTGCCGTGGTCAACCGCACCCATGCCAGGGCCGAGGCTCTGGTGGAACAGCACGCGCCCATGGCTTCGCTACATAAAGTAGAGCTGCTTGCGCTTGAAAAATCTGCGCTTGAGACCGATTTAACTCAGAATTTTGACATCATCATCAACGCCACGGCCAGCAGCCTGGCCGGGGCTGACGTGCCCGCGCCCGCCAGCGTGCTGCACGCACGCAGTCTGGCCTACGACATGATGTATGGCCCCGCTGCCCAGAATTTTCTGGACTGGGCCAGCAGCCATGGCGCGCTAGCGCGCGACGGCCTGGGCATGCTGGTCGAGCAAGCCGCCGAATCCTTTGCGCTGTGGCGCGGCGTTCGCCCGCCCTCGGCCCAGGTACTGGACGAGCTGCGTGCGCTGCTGCAGACTGAAGCCCGCCACGCCTGA
- a CDS encoding FadR/GntR family transcriptional regulator, whose amino-acid sequence MPHTLNAPRSQGSSKVHTQVVDAIGQLIVAPPFGPNTTLPNEEELCTRLSVSRTAIREAIKVLGAKGMLEAKPRAGTRVRPFEQWNLFDPDVLRWINQQHMGQALIPHLTTMREIVEPAAAAIAARIHTPCQIEQLTQAFTLMESAQDIHEWVSADLRFHQAILNATNNPLIASLGAMIASALESLLSTNAQQARHFNEALPQHRKVFEAIRNRNSEDASLWMRAILADTRALFPRPN is encoded by the coding sequence ATGCCTCACACCCTCAACGCCCCACGCAGCCAGGGCAGTAGCAAAGTTCACACCCAGGTGGTCGACGCCATAGGCCAGCTCATCGTCGCACCTCCTTTCGGCCCCAACACCACCCTCCCTAACGAGGAGGAGCTGTGCACCCGCCTTTCCGTCAGCCGCACCGCCATTCGCGAAGCCATCAAGGTTCTGGGCGCCAAAGGCATGCTGGAGGCCAAACCACGTGCAGGCACCCGCGTGCGCCCATTCGAGCAATGGAATCTGTTCGACCCCGACGTGCTGCGCTGGATCAACCAGCAGCACATGGGCCAGGCACTCATCCCCCACCTCACCACCATGCGCGAGATCGTGGAGCCCGCCGCTGCCGCCATCGCCGCCAGAATCCACACCCCTTGCCAGATTGAACAACTGACACAAGCCTTCACCCTCATGGAATCCGCCCAGGACATCCATGAATGGGTCAGTGCAGACCTGCGCTTTCACCAAGCCATTCTCAACGCCACCAACAACCCGTTGATCGCCTCACTGGGTGCCATGATTGCCTCCGCACTCGAGAGCCTGCTATCCACCAACGCCCAACAGGCACGCCATTTCAACGAAGCTCTGCCACAGCACCGCAAGGTTTTTGAGGCCATACGCAACCGCAACAGCGAAGACGCCAGCCTCTGGATGCGCGCCATCCTGGCAGACACCCGTGCCCTGTTTCCCCGCCCCAATTAA
- the lpxC gene encoding UDP-3-O-acyl-N-acetylglucosamine deacetylase encodes MLQQRTIKTISRAVGVGLHSGQRVELTLRPAQPDTGIVFRRVDLPEPVEIPISADAVTDTRMASTIGSGGAKVHTVEHLMSAIAGLGIDNLYVDITAEEVPILDGSSSSFVFLLQSAGVELQKAPKRFIRVKSPVEVREGEGNNLKWARFDPYHGFKLRFEIDFAHPAVDSTGQCVEFDMGLDNYTRDIARARTFGFTKDVEMLRNNGLALGGGLDNAIVMDDYKVLNSDGLRYDDEFAKHKILDAIGDLYLIGKPILGAYSAFRSGHGLNNKLLRAMLEQPETWDVVTFDNEKQAPKGFVLSSLAW; translated from the coding sequence ATGCTCCAACAACGAACCATCAAGACCATTTCCCGTGCCGTAGGTGTGGGCCTGCACAGCGGTCAGCGCGTCGAGTTGACGCTGCGCCCTGCCCAGCCTGATACCGGCATCGTGTTCCGTCGAGTGGATCTGCCGGAGCCGGTGGAGATTCCGATTTCCGCCGACGCGGTGACTGATACGCGCATGGCCTCGACCATAGGCAGCGGTGGCGCCAAGGTGCACACGGTGGAGCATCTGATGTCGGCCATCGCCGGCCTGGGTATCGACAACCTCTATGTGGACATCACGGCCGAAGAGGTGCCGATTCTCGACGGCTCCTCGTCCTCTTTTGTATTTTTGCTGCAAAGCGCGGGCGTGGAGCTACAAAAAGCGCCCAAGCGCTTCATCCGCGTGAAAAGCCCGGTGGAAGTGCGCGAAGGCGAGGGCAACAACCTCAAATGGGCGCGTTTTGATCCCTACCACGGCTTCAAGCTGCGCTTCGAGATCGACTTTGCCCATCCGGCCGTGGATTCCACCGGCCAGTGCGTGGAGTTCGACATGGGTCTGGACAACTACACCCGCGACATCGCCCGTGCCCGCACCTTTGGCTTTACCAAGGATGTGGAGATGCTGCGCAACAACGGCCTGGCGCTGGGTGGCGGGCTGGACAATGCCATCGTCATGGACGACTACAAGGTGCTCAACAGCGACGGTCTGCGCTATGACGACGAGTTTGCCAAGCACAAGATCCTGGATGCGATCGGCGATCTGTATCTGATAGGCAAGCCCATCCTGGGTGCCTACAGCGCATTTCGTTCCGGCCACGGCCTGAACAACAAGCTGTTGCGCGCCATGCTGGAGCAGCCCGAGACCTGGGACGTGGTGACGTTTGACAACGAGAAGCAGGCTCCCAAAGGCTTTGTCCTGTCCTCGCTGGCCTGGTAA
- a CDS encoding MFS transporter, translating to MTSATVQGMAGLNKPTRSRYLIMVMLFITVVINYLDRNNLSIALPALKDEFGLTTVQEGLILSAFGWTYAAMQIPGGWLVDRVAPRLLYALALIFWSAATLLMGFGTSFAVLVGLRLLVGAVEAPAYPINNRVVTAWFPERERATAIGFCTSGQFVGLAFLTPVLSWLQHSHGWHMVFVVTGATGIAWGVIWWLIYREPRDFKGANAAEIEHIRAGGGLVDLGKQSAAKTKQAFNRKDFRLVLSRRKLWGVYLGQFCLTSTLWFFLTWFPTYLVKYRGLDYIQSGFLASLPFLAAFVGVLCSGFLSDWMIRRGASLGAARKTPIITGLLISTAMIGANYVESTSWVIFFLALAFFGNGLASITWSLVSALAPTRLLGLTGGVFNLIGNLSAIVTPLIIGILVQGGSFAPAIAYVAILALLGALSYILLVGKVERVTED from the coding sequence ATGACAAGCGCCACTGTTCAAGGCATGGCCGGCCTCAACAAGCCGACCCGCAGCCGCTACCTGATCATGGTGATGCTGTTCATCACCGTGGTGATCAACTACCTGGACCGCAACAACCTCTCCATCGCCCTGCCCGCGCTCAAGGACGAATTTGGCCTGACGACCGTGCAGGAAGGCCTGATTCTTTCTGCCTTCGGCTGGACCTATGCGGCCATGCAGATCCCCGGCGGCTGGCTGGTTGACCGGGTTGCCCCGCGTCTGCTCTATGCGCTGGCACTGATCTTCTGGTCGGCCGCCACGCTGCTCATGGGTTTTGGCACCAGCTTTGCCGTGCTGGTGGGCCTGCGCCTGCTGGTGGGCGCGGTTGAGGCCCCCGCCTACCCCATCAACAACCGCGTGGTCACGGCCTGGTTTCCCGAGCGGGAACGCGCCACCGCCATTGGTTTTTGTACCTCGGGGCAGTTTGTCGGCCTGGCCTTTTTGACGCCGGTGCTCAGCTGGCTGCAACACAGCCATGGCTGGCATATGGTGTTTGTCGTCACCGGGGCCACCGGCATTGCCTGGGGAGTGATCTGGTGGCTGATCTACCGTGAGCCACGTGACTTCAAGGGCGCCAACGCGGCCGAGATCGAGCACATCCGTGCCGGCGGCGGCCTGGTGGATCTGGGCAAGCAAAGTGCGGCCAAGACAAAGCAGGCATTCAACCGGAAGGACTTCCGTCTGGTGCTGTCGCGCCGCAAGCTCTGGGGCGTGTACCTGGGCCAGTTCTGCCTGACCTCCACCCTGTGGTTCTTCCTGACCTGGTTCCCCACCTACCTGGTGAAGTACCGCGGCCTGGACTACATCCAATCGGGCTTTCTGGCCTCTTTGCCGTTTCTGGCCGCCTTTGTCGGCGTGCTCTGCTCCGGCTTTCTTTCGGACTGGATGATTCGTCGCGGCGCAAGCCTGGGCGCCGCACGCAAGACACCCATCATCACCGGCCTGCTGATCTCGACCGCCATGATCGGCGCCAACTATGTGGAGTCCACCTCCTGGGTGATCTTCTTCCTGGCCCTGGCCTTTTTTGGCAACGGTCTGGCATCGATTACCTGGTCTCTGGTTTCGGCCCTGGCACCTACCCGCCTGCTGGGCCTGACCGGTGGCGTGTTCAATCTGATCGGCAATCTTTCGGCCATCGTGACGCCGCTGATCATCGGCATCCTGGTACAGGGCGGCAGCTTTGCCCCGGCCATCGCCTATGTCGCCATACTGGCGCTGCTGGGCGCACTTTCCTACATCCTGCTGGTCGGCAAGGTGGAGCGCGTGACCGAGGATTGA
- the ftsZ gene encoding cell division protein FtsZ: MPIDMIEVEEFNQGTQIKVIGVGGGGGNAVDHMIERGVQGVEFICANTDAQALLRSRAHSTIQLGGSGLGAGSKPDKGREAAEVAVEDIRAAIEGAHMLFITAGMGGGTGTGAAPVIARVAKDMGILTVGVVTKPFEWEGGRRMQNADNGLAELEANVDSLIVVLNEKLLDVLGDDISQDEAFAHANDVLKNAVGGIAEIINEYGHVNVDFEDVRTVMGEPGKAMMGTAKASGPDRARIAAEQAVACPLLEGIDLSGAKGVLVLVTAAKGSLKLSESRLAMSTINAYASPDAHVIYGAAYDDTLGDDIRVTVVATGLSRPSMRRQNIQVVQGGLRTGTDNMTVSMPPLGAGVDFGTANTNVPSVWRTNRAQASERVSALSSGGMDDVEIPAFLRKQAD; encoded by the coding sequence ATGCCCATCGACATGATTGAAGTTGAAGAGTTCAACCAAGGCACGCAGATCAAAGTGATCGGTGTTGGCGGCGGCGGCGGCAACGCCGTCGACCACATGATTGAACGCGGAGTGCAGGGCGTGGAGTTCATCTGCGCCAACACCGATGCGCAAGCTTTGCTGCGCAGCCGTGCTCACAGCACCATTCAGCTCGGTGGTAGCGGCCTGGGCGCTGGCAGCAAGCCAGACAAGGGTCGTGAGGCTGCGGAAGTTGCTGTGGAAGACATTCGCGCCGCCATCGAAGGGGCGCACATGCTCTTTATTACGGCCGGCATGGGTGGTGGTACGGGTACGGGCGCAGCTCCTGTGATTGCGCGCGTGGCCAAGGATATGGGCATCCTGACGGTGGGCGTGGTGACCAAGCCCTTCGAATGGGAAGGCGGCCGCCGCATGCAGAACGCTGACAACGGCCTGGCTGAGTTGGAAGCCAATGTGGACTCGCTGATCGTTGTGCTCAACGAAAAGCTGCTGGACGTGCTGGGTGACGATATCTCGCAAGACGAGGCTTTTGCTCATGCCAACGATGTTCTGAAGAACGCCGTGGGCGGTATTGCGGAAATCATCAACGAGTACGGCCATGTGAACGTCGACTTTGAAGACGTGCGCACCGTGATGGGCGAGCCCGGCAAGGCCATGATGGGTACGGCCAAGGCCTCCGGCCCCGACCGCGCCCGCATTGCCGCCGAACAGGCCGTGGCCTGCCCGCTGCTGGAAGGCATCGACCTGTCCGGCGCCAAGGGCGTGCTGGTGCTGGTGACTGCCGCCAAGGGCAGCCTGAAGCTGTCCGAGTCGCGTCTGGCCATGAGCACCATCAATGCCTATGCCTCGCCCGATGCCCACGTGATCTACGGCGCTGCTTATGACGACACCCTGGGTGACGATATCCGCGTGACGGTGGTGGCCACCGGCCTGTCGCGCCCCAGCATGCGCCGTCAGAACATCCAGGTGGTGCAAGGCGGTTTGCGCACCGGTACCGACAATATGACGGTGAGCATGCCTCCTCTGGGTGCCGGCGTGGACTTTGGCACGGCCAACACCAATGTGCCCAGCGTGTGGCGTACCAACCGTGCCCAGGCTTCGGAGCGTGTGAGCGCTCTGTCTTCCGGCGGCATGGACGACGTGGAAATCCCCGCTTTCCTGCGCAAGCAGGCGGACTAA
- a CDS encoding YqiA/YcfP family alpha/beta fold hydrolase: MTTTHLLYLHGFRSSPQSNKARILADYVGSQHSRVRWWCPQLPPSPREAAALIVEGIASWPRETMAVVGSSLGGYYASWVAQLARCKSVMINPAVNPARDLERCIGEQTQWHDPDVSFFFRPEYIDELRQLDTRALTPAAPEMVLIAENDEVLDWREMSERYPHALQIVQEGGDHALSNFEEYLTRVDEFLALA; the protein is encoded by the coding sequence ATGACCACCACCCATTTGCTGTATCTGCACGGCTTTCGCTCCTCGCCGCAATCGAACAAGGCCCGCATCCTGGCCGATTACGTGGGCTCCCAGCACTCCCGCGTACGCTGGTGGTGCCCGCAGCTGCCGCCCTCTCCGCGCGAGGCAGCAGCCCTGATTGTCGAAGGCATTGCCAGCTGGCCGCGCGAGACCATGGCCGTGGTCGGCTCATCGCTGGGCGGCTACTACGCCAGCTGGGTGGCCCAGCTGGCGCGCTGCAAAAGCGTGATGATCAACCCCGCCGTGAACCCCGCCCGGGACCTTGAGCGCTGCATAGGCGAACAAACCCAGTGGCATGACCCGGACGTCAGCTTTTTCTTTCGCCCCGAATACATAGACGAGCTGCGCCAGCTCGATACCCGCGCCCTGACGCCGGCCGCCCCCGAAATGGTGCTGATCGCCGAAAACGACGAAGTGCTGGACTGGCGCGAGATGAGCGAGCGTTATCCCCATGCCCTGCAGATCGTGCAGGAAGGCGGAGACCATGCCCTGTCCAATTTCGAGGAATACCTGACACGCGTGGACGAGTTTCTGGCCCTGGCCTGA
- a CDS encoding energy transducer TonB: MNPPSTLRRFSTLQIALGVSIALHAIALTVRFVDPERFDRVFQDTPLEVILVNARASELPDKAQAIAQTSLAGGGEADKGRATSPMPYSALTAVGDDVEEKQQQIDAMQEQQNHLLTQLRQQVSALPPLDPRLSAEAQENEAQEEKRRQLVKLLAEIERRINTENARPKKRYISPATREAVYAVYYDALRRKVEDKGTENFPNSKGQKLYGELVMILTVNHDGRVLSTDVVQSSGNPLLDGRAESIARAAGPYGRFGKAMRGKADQIAVVSRFKFTRDSTLETRVQ; this comes from the coding sequence GTGAACCCGCCCTCCACTCTCCGACGCTTTAGCACGCTGCAGATTGCGCTGGGCGTCTCCATTGCGCTCCATGCAATTGCACTGACCGTCAGGTTTGTGGACCCGGAACGCTTTGACCGGGTGTTTCAGGACACGCCGCTGGAAGTCATTCTCGTCAACGCCCGTGCCAGCGAGTTGCCGGACAAGGCCCAGGCCATTGCCCAGACCTCGCTGGCCGGCGGCGGCGAGGCCGACAAAGGCCGGGCCACCAGCCCCATGCCTTATTCGGCTCTGACGGCCGTGGGCGATGACGTCGAGGAAAAGCAGCAGCAGATAGACGCCATGCAGGAACAGCAGAATCACTTGCTGACCCAGCTGCGCCAGCAGGTATCGGCCCTGCCGCCGCTGGACCCGCGCCTGTCGGCCGAAGCGCAGGAAAACGAGGCACAGGAAGAAAAGCGCCGCCAGCTGGTCAAGTTGCTGGCCGAGATCGAGCGCCGTATCAATACCGAAAACGCCCGCCCCAAAAAGCGCTACATCAGCCCGGCCACCAGGGAAGCGGTGTACGCCGTCTACTACGATGCGCTGCGCCGCAAGGTGGAAGACAAAGGCACGGAAAACTTCCCCAACAGCAAAGGCCAGAAGCTGTATGGCGAGCTGGTCATGATTTTGACCGTCAACCACGATGGCCGCGTGCTCTCGACCGACGTGGTGCAAAGCTCGGGCAACCCCTTGCTCGATGGCCGCGCCGAAAGCATTGCCCGCGCCGCCGGGCCTTACGGTCGCTTTGGCAAGGCCATGCGCGGCAAGGCCGATCAGATCGCCGTGGTCTCGCGCTTCAAATTCACCCGCGACAGCACTCTGGAAACCAGGGTGCAATAA
- the mtgA gene encoding monofunctional biosynthetic peptidoglycan transglycosylase, translating to MKAFTRLLVLVLCAFVLLQLFFVLRIALMAAWDPKSTTFQRSEIWQMLHSKDGLHWRQQWVGYDRIADNLKRAVIASEDAGFMEHGGVQWEAIEKAYKRNVRAEARAEATDRPAKIYGGSTISQQLAKNLLLSGERNFLRKGQELVLTQLLELFLSKQRILEIYLNNVEWGQGIFGAEAAAQRYFRKSAAQLSPLEAARLAAMLPQPKRFEKMQQSGYLAQRSRTIARYIPMVAIP from the coding sequence ATGAAAGCCTTCACCCGCCTGCTGGTTCTGGTGCTTTGCGCCTTTGTGCTGCTGCAGCTGTTTTTTGTGCTGCGTATTGCGCTGATGGCGGCCTGGGACCCGAAATCCACCACTTTTCAGCGCTCTGAAATCTGGCAGATGCTGCACAGCAAGGACGGTCTGCACTGGCGCCAGCAATGGGTGGGCTACGACCGCATTGCCGACAACCTCAAGCGCGCCGTCATTGCCTCGGAGGATGCGGGCTTCATGGAGCATGGCGGCGTACAGTGGGAAGCCATAGAGAAAGCCTACAAGCGCAATGTCCGCGCCGAAGCCCGTGCCGAGGCGACAGACCGCCCCGCCAAGATCTATGGCGGCTCCACCATCAGCCAGCAACTGGCCAAGAATCTGCTGCTGTCGGGGGAGCGCAATTTTCTGCGCAAAGGGCAGGAGCTGGTGCTGACCCAGCTGCTGGAGCTGTTTCTGAGCAAGCAGCGGATTCTGGAGATCTACCTCAACAACGTGGAATGGGGCCAGGGCATATTCGGCGCCGAAGCGGCCGCACAGCGCTACTTTCGCAAAAGCGCAGCCCAGCTCAGCCCCCTGGAAGCCGCTCGCCTGGCGGCCATGCTGCCCCAGCCCAAGCGCTTTGAAAAAATGCAGCAATCGGGGTATCTGGCGCAGCGCTCGCGCACGATTGCACGCTATATACCCATGGTGGCCATCCCCTGA
- the ruvC gene encoding crossover junction endodeoxyribonuclease RuvC, translating to MRILGIDPGLQTTGFGVIDMDGQRLSYVASGTIRTTQMELGDLPGRLKVLFDGISEVTQRYQPQTSAVEIVFVNVNPQSTLLLGQARGAALTALVNANLPVAEYTALQMKKAVVGHGRAAKSQIQEMVKRLLQLPGLPGTDAADALGLAITHAHASAALSLMAKATDLNRKQHAMYRGGRVY from the coding sequence ATGCGTATTCTAGGAATCGACCCCGGCCTGCAAACCACGGGCTTCGGCGTCATCGACATGGACGGCCAGCGCCTGTCCTATGTGGCCAGCGGCACCATTCGCACCACCCAAATGGAGTTGGGCGACCTGCCAGGCCGCCTGAAAGTGCTGTTTGACGGCATCTCGGAAGTGACGCAGCGCTACCAACCCCAGACCTCGGCCGTTGAAATCGTCTTCGTCAACGTCAACCCGCAATCCACGCTGCTGCTGGGCCAGGCCCGCGGCGCGGCACTGACCGCCCTTGTCAATGCCAATCTGCCGGTTGCCGAATACACGGCCCTGCAGATGAAGAAGGCCGTGGTTGGCCATGGCCGCGCGGCCAAGAGCCAGATCCAGGAAATGGTCAAACGCCTGCTGCAGCTACCGGGCCTGCCCGGCACCGATGCCGCCGACGCCCTGGGGCTGGCCATTACCCATGCCCATGCCTCTGCAGCCCTGAGTCTGATGGCCAAGGCCACCGATCTGAACCGCAAGCAGCACGCCATGTACCGAGGCGGACGGGTGTACTGA
- a CDS encoding RcnB family protein, whose protein sequence is MSRLTHRILCASMAACLGLGSLAAYAQPGPPREGRGSERADDRGHYDNQHQDRNRYDNRHDGRHMGRDEHRGAGPDHRWTRGTRVPPQYRGHNYVVNDWRAHRLPAPPRGHHWIQNGSDYLLVAIATGVIASMVLNSSY, encoded by the coding sequence ATGTCCCGTCTGACTCACCGAATTCTTTGCGCTTCCATGGCCGCCTGCCTGGGTCTTGGCAGTTTGGCCGCTTATGCCCAGCCCGGCCCGCCGCGTGAGGGCCGCGGCAGCGAGCGAGCGGATGATCGTGGCCACTACGACAACCAGCACCAGGACCGAAACCGTTATGACAACCGCCATGACGGTCGCCATATGGGTCGCGACGAGCATCGCGGCGCAGGTCCCGATCACCGCTGGACCCGGGGCACACGCGTGCCGCCGCAGTACCGGGGTCACAACTATGTGGTGAATGACTGGCGTGCTCACCGCCTGCCGGCTCCACCGCGCGGCCACCACTGGATTCAGAACGGCAGCGACTATCTGCTGGTGGCGATTGCCACGGGCGTGATTGCCTCCATGGTGCTCAACAGCAGCTATTGA
- a CDS encoding RNB domain-containing ribonuclease: MHALFEEAGKFLAGRILSEADTSAQIELDSGKRVKVKAANILLKFEKPAPAELIAQGQAKADEIELDLAWEFAPEEEFGFADLARDYFSASATLIEQAAALFRLYEAPHYFRRAGKGRFKKAPAEIVQQALAAIEKKKQIQAQIDAWAQDLGRGECPQAIREQLYKILFKPDKNAPEYKAVVEASRATKMAPLDLLHRAGAIDSAYQFHWKRFLFDNFPKGTQFPSVTAPLPPDDLPLAEVQAFSIDDSATTEIDDALSVRGLGSGTVTVGIHIAAPGLAITPGGELDKLGRARLSTVYMPGYKITMLPDEVVHIYTLDEGRANPAVSLYVTINEETLEITATETRLERVPVEVNFRYDKLDHIVTEQWLADPSIEVENTPQSLLNKRQELTFLQRWSKHLKAGREVVRGKPENFNRPDYNFRLIGNDGAEPKGDEQVQITVRKRGAPLDLIVAEAAIVANSTWGLMLAEHGVPGIYRSQASLAPGVKVRMSTKALPHAGIGVKAYSWATSPLRRYVDLVNQWQIIACARHGKTAALAAPFKPKDAELFGIISSFDGAYSAYNGYQAGMERFWTLKYLEQNGITELTASVFKEGPNGSFLVRADNLPLVLPVLGAQNLPRGAHVRIKLGEIDEISLDISGTLIERLDTETPAPADDDAGDDDEETVAGPIAIAVDMNDADAPAADAPKA; the protein is encoded by the coding sequence ATGCACGCATTGTTTGAAGAAGCCGGCAAATTCCTCGCCGGGCGCATCCTCTCTGAAGCCGACACCTCTGCCCAAATCGAGCTGGACTCGGGCAAGCGGGTCAAGGTCAAGGCCGCCAATATCCTGCTCAAGTTCGAGAAGCCGGCTCCTGCCGAGCTGATCGCCCAGGGTCAGGCCAAGGCCGACGAGATCGAACTGGACCTGGCCTGGGAGTTCGCCCCCGAAGAAGAGTTCGGCTTTGCCGACCTGGCGCGCGACTACTTTTCCGCGTCGGCCACGCTCATCGAGCAGGCCGCCGCGCTGTTTCGTCTCTATGAAGCACCGCATTACTTTCGCCGCGCAGGCAAGGGCCGCTTCAAGAAGGCGCCCGCCGAGATCGTGCAGCAGGCACTGGCGGCCATAGAGAAGAAAAAGCAGATTCAGGCCCAGATCGATGCCTGGGCCCAGGACCTGGGCCGCGGCGAATGCCCGCAGGCGATTCGCGAGCAGCTCTACAAGATTCTGTTCAAGCCCGACAAGAACGCGCCCGAATACAAGGCCGTGGTCGAGGCCAGCCGCGCCACCAAGATGGCGCCCCTGGACTTGCTGCACCGCGCAGGAGCGATCGACTCCGCCTACCAGTTCCACTGGAAGCGCTTTCTGTTCGACAACTTCCCCAAGGGCACCCAGTTCCCCTCGGTTACCGCCCCCCTGCCGCCGGACGATCTGCCGCTGGCCGAGGTACAGGCTTTCTCCATCGACGATTCGGCCACGACGGAAATCGACGATGCCCTGTCGGTGCGCGGCCTGGGCAGCGGCACGGTCACCGTGGGCATTCACATTGCAGCTCCCGGCCTGGCCATCACGCCCGGTGGCGAGCTGGACAAGCTGGGCCGCGCCCGCCTGTCCACGGTGTACATGCCTGGCTACAAGATCACCATGCTGCCCGACGAGGTGGTGCACATCTACACCCTGGATGAAGGCCGCGCCAATCCTGCCGTGTCGCTGTATGTGACCATCAACGAAGAGACGCTGGAGATCACGGCCACCGAAACCCGCCTGGAGCGCGTGCCGGTGGAGGTCAACTTCCGCTACGACAAGCTCGACCACATCGTGACCGAGCAATGGCTGGCCGATCCATCGATTGAGGTTGAAAACACACCCCAGTCCTTGTTGAACAAGCGCCAGGAGCTCACATTTTTGCAGCGCTGGTCCAAGCATCTCAAAGCCGGCCGCGAAGTGGTGCGCGGCAAGCCCGAGAACTTCAACCGCCCGGACTACAACTTCCGCCTGATCGGCAACGACGGTGCCGAGCCCAAGGGCGACGAGCAGGTGCAGATCACCGTGCGCAAGCGCGGCGCACCGCTGGACCTGATCGTGGCCGAGGCCGCCATCGTGGCCAACAGCACCTGGGGCCTGATGCTGGCCGAGCACGGCGTGCCCGGCATTTACCGCAGCCAGGCCAGCCTGGCCCCCGGCGTGAAGGTGCGCATGAGCACCAAGGCCCTGCCCCACGCAGGCATTGGCGTGAAGGCCTATTCATGGGCCACCTCGCCGCTGCGCCGCTATGTGGATCTGGTCAACCAGTGGCAGATCATTGCCTGCGCCCGCCACGGCAAGACAGCCGCTCTGGCTGCGCCTTTCAAGCCCAAGGATGCCGAGCTGTTCGGCATCATCAGCAGCTTTGATGGTGCCTACAGCGCCTACAACGGCTATCAGGCCGGCATGGAGCGTTTCTGGACGCTCAAATACCTGGAGCAGAACGGCATTACCGAACTGACGGCCAGCGTCTTCAAGGAAGGCCCCAACGGCTCCTTCCTGGTGCGCGCCGACAATCTGCCCCTGGTGCTGCCGGTGCTGGGTGCGCAGAATCTGCCGCGCGGCGCCCATGTGCGCATCAAGCTGGGCGAGATCGACGAAATATCGCTGGATATCTCCGGCACGTTGATCGAGCGCCTGGATACCGAAACACCGGCGCCCGCCGACGACGATGCCGGCGATGACGACGAGGAAACCGTGGCCGGCCCGATTGCCATTGCGGTGGACATGAACGATGCGGATGCGCCGGCCGCCGACGCGCCCAAAGCCTGA